From the genome of Cytobacillus firmus, one region includes:
- a CDS encoding acyltransferase, translated as MNFIDPSASVDSSAKVGYFSVIEKGAKIGKDVVIGNRVTIHEDTVIGDHTTIADGAVVGKPPKPAKTSTVKLSDSIPALEIGEDVTIGANCVIYRGATVGSNTLIADLASVRENVEIGDYVIVGRGVTVENHVKIGTRTKIQSNSYITAYTTLEDHVFIAPCVTTTNDNYMGRTEERFDKIKGATVKRGARVGGASIILPGITVAEETFVAAGALVTKDTEEKTVVKGLPAKFLRMVDDRELL; from the coding sequence ATGAACTTTATCGATCCTTCCGCATCAGTAGATTCTTCTGCAAAAGTTGGATATTTTTCAGTTATTGAAAAGGGTGCAAAAATTGGAAAAGATGTAGTAATTGGGAATCGTGTCACGATTCATGAAGATACTGTTATTGGCGATCATACGACGATTGCTGATGGTGCAGTAGTTGGGAAGCCGCCAAAGCCAGCAAAAACAAGTACTGTAAAGCTATCGGACTCCATTCCAGCGCTTGAAATTGGGGAAGATGTCACAATAGGGGCTAACTGTGTGATTTACCGTGGAGCAACAGTCGGTTCTAATACATTGATTGCCGACCTGGCCAGTGTGAGAGAAAATGTGGAAATTGGTGATTATGTGATAGTGGGCCGCGGTGTTACAGTGGAAAACCACGTGAAGATTGGCACCCGGACTAAAATTCAATCCAATTCCTACATCACGGCTTATACGACACTTGAGGATCACGTGTTCATCGCGCCGTGTGTGACCACAACCAATGATAACTATATGGGAAGAACGGAAGAGAGATTCGATAAAATCAAGGGAGCAACCGTTAAACGCGGAGCAAGAGTGGGCGGTGCCTCCATCATTCTGCCTGGTATCACAGTTGCAGAAGAAACATTTGTTGCTGCTGGTGCACTTGTTACAAAAGATACCGAAGAGAAGACTGTTGTGAAGGGACTGCCTGCCAAGTTCCTCCGCATGGTTGATGACAGAGAACTATTATAA
- a CDS encoding nucleotide sugar dehydrogenase, whose product MSHHKTLLEKINNKEAVIGVVGLGYVGLPLAVEKAKAGFKVIGFDVQAARVEEVNMGINYIGDVVDEDLKDMVKGGKLEATTDYQRIQEVDAVAICVPTPLDVYQQPDTSYVESSAKEIAKYAHEGMLVVLESTTYPGTTEEIVKPALEEKGLKTGETVFVAYSPERVDPGNKQFKTKNTPKVVGGITANCTEVAAALYRNVLEGDVFEVSSPAIAEMEKIFENTFRHINIALANEMAILCDRMGIDVWEVIDAAKTKPYGFMAFYPGPGLGGHCIPIDPFYLTWKAREYNYHTRLIELAGEINNSMPEFVVNRAMHLLNEDGKALRGSKVTLLGVAYKKDIDDVRESPVLKIIELLDAQGADYKVVDPYVKSFKSCNTRVETVELTKELLNDSDLVLVTTDHSDFDYEMIARESKSIFDTRNAMKDVQKPNKYDKL is encoded by the coding sequence ATGAGCCACCATAAAACATTATTAGAAAAAATTAATAATAAAGAAGCTGTCATTGGAGTAGTTGGATTAGGTTATGTAGGATTACCTCTGGCTGTTGAAAAAGCAAAAGCCGGATTTAAAGTTATCGGCTTTGATGTCCAGGCAGCAAGAGTAGAAGAAGTTAACATGGGAATCAACTATATTGGTGATGTTGTGGATGAAGACCTGAAGGATATGGTCAAGGGCGGAAAGCTGGAAGCGACTACGGATTATCAGCGCATCCAGGAAGTTGATGCTGTTGCCATTTGTGTTCCAACGCCTCTTGATGTTTATCAGCAGCCAGATACTTCTTATGTAGAATCATCCGCTAAGGAAATTGCCAAATATGCTCATGAGGGCATGCTTGTTGTTCTTGAATCAACAACATATCCAGGTACTACGGAAGAAATCGTTAAGCCTGCTCTTGAGGAAAAAGGACTTAAAACAGGAGAAACCGTGTTTGTTGCCTACTCACCTGAACGTGTTGATCCGGGCAATAAGCAGTTTAAAACAAAGAATACACCTAAGGTTGTCGGCGGTATTACGGCTAACTGTACGGAAGTAGCAGCAGCATTGTACCGCAATGTGCTTGAAGGGGACGTTTTTGAAGTATCCAGCCCGGCTATTGCGGAAATGGAGAAAATTTTTGAAAATACGTTCCGCCATATTAATATTGCCCTTGCGAATGAAATGGCTATTCTATGCGACAGAATGGGAATTGATGTTTGGGAAGTAATTGATGCAGCGAAAACAAAGCCTTATGGCTTCATGGCATTCTATCCGGGCCCTGGTCTTGGCGGCCACTGTATTCCAATTGATCCTTTCTACTTAACATGGAAAGCAAGAGAATATAATTACCACACAAGACTGATTGAATTAGCCGGAGAGATTAACAATTCAATGCCTGAATTTGTAGTTAACCGTGCGATGCACCTTCTGAATGAAGATGGAAAAGCGCTGAGAGGCTCAAAAGTAACATTATTGGGTGTAGCCTACAAGAAGGATATTGATGATGTGCGTGAATCTCCTGTCCTTAAAATTATTGAATTACTGGATGCCCAGGGCGCAGATTATAAAGTTGTCGATCCTTATGTTAAATCATTTAAATCTTGTAACACACGAGTTGAAACGGTGGAATTAACAAAAGAACTGTTAAACGACTCTGATCTTGTGCTTGTTACGACAGACCACTCTGATTTTGATTATGAAATGATTGCCAGAGAGAGCAAGTCCATCTTTGACACACGTAATGCCATGAAAGATGTGCAAAAGCCTAATAAATACGACAAACTATAA
- a CDS encoding Gfo/Idh/MocA family protein: MINFAIVGMGHIANKHIESIQKVDGANLYAICDTNPDRLELDLPGVKKYTDLNVMLSENEDIHVVNICVPSGLHARLTKVVADHKRHIIVEKPMSLKLEDSEEMIKVAQENNIKLAIVHPNRFRPAVQKLKAELEKGSFGKLSHANATVRWNRGQAYYDQADWRGTKEFDGGVLMNQAIHDLDLMLWLMGPVESVQAMAATRLRKIETEDVAAAVVQFKSGALGVIEAATTIYPKNLEESISVFGETASVKISGRTANYIETWDIEGVSEEEAASLKEEVSKDPFGTPGHQCIIEDMVHAVKEDREPIVTGEDGIAPVKLILSILESAETGKKVFIQ; encoded by the coding sequence ATGATTAATTTTGCAATAGTAGGAATGGGTCATATAGCCAACAAGCATATCGAATCCATTCAAAAGGTGGATGGCGCAAATCTCTATGCTATCTGTGATACAAACCCTGATAGGCTGGAGCTTGATTTGCCGGGAGTTAAAAAATATACTGACTTAAATGTAATGCTTTCTGAAAACGAAGACATCCATGTAGTCAATATCTGTGTTCCTTCAGGTTTGCATGCAAGGTTGACAAAAGTGGTTGCGGACCATAAGCGTCATATAATCGTGGAAAAGCCGATGTCCTTAAAACTGGAGGATTCGGAAGAAATGATCAAAGTGGCGCAGGAAAATAATATAAAGCTTGCGATTGTTCACCCCAACCGTTTCCGTCCTGCCGTTCAGAAACTGAAAGCAGAGCTTGAAAAAGGTTCTTTCGGTAAACTGAGCCATGCCAATGCAACCGTTAGGTGGAACCGTGGCCAGGCATATTATGATCAAGCCGATTGGCGCGGTACAAAAGAGTTTGATGGCGGCGTTCTAATGAATCAGGCAATTCATGATCTGGATTTAATGTTATGGCTAATGGGTCCTGTTGAATCAGTTCAGGCTATGGCAGCCACTCGCCTCCGCAAAATTGAAACTGAGGATGTTGCAGCTGCTGTCGTACAATTTAAAAGCGGGGCTTTAGGTGTTATTGAAGCAGCAACGACGATCTACCCTAAAAATCTGGAAGAATCCATCTCTGTTTTCGGTGAAACTGCTTCAGTGAAAATCAGCGGCCGAACAGCGAATTACATTGAAACTTGGGATATTGAAGGTGTCTCAGAGGAAGAAGCAGCTTCCCTTAAGGAAGAGGTAAGCAAAGATCCCTTTGGCACTCCTGGTCATCAGTGCATAATTGAGGACATGGTACATGCCGTTAAAGAAGATCGTGAGCCAATTGTTACTGGCGAAGATGGGATAGCTCCAGTTAAATTGATTTTATCCATCCTGGAATCCGCAGAAACTGGAAAAAAAGTCTTTATCCAATAA
- a CDS encoding DegT/DnrJ/EryC1/StrS family aminotransferase, whose amino-acid sequence MKVPMLDLSEQYQSLRSEVLEVLDGVMSSSRFILGDNVKKLEQDVAKYSNVAHGIGCGNGSDAIHIALQALGVSEGDEVITTPFTFFATGGAIARAGATPVYVDIDPVTFNIDPDKIEEAITEKTKAIIPVHLYGQMADMEKIAEIAKKHNLAVVEDAAQAIGAKHNGKSVGELGTAATYSFFPTKNLGAYGDGGMVVTNDDEVAEQSRVIRVHGSKPKYYHHVLGYNSRLDELQAAVLNVKFPHLDHWSELRREKAENYTKLLKESLGDQVATPVEKEGNYHVFHQYTIRVEKRDELQEYLKEQGVATMIYYPLPLHVQPVFKELGYKEGDFPVTEKAAKEALSLPMFPELKLEQQEYVVAKIAEFYGK is encoded by the coding sequence ATGAAAGTTCCTATGCTTGACCTTAGTGAACAATACCAATCCTTAAGAAGTGAAGTTTTGGAAGTGCTTGATGGCGTAATGAGTTCATCACGTTTTATATTAGGAGATAATGTAAAGAAGCTGGAACAAGATGTTGCTAAATACAGTAATGTTGCCCATGGAATTGGCTGCGGCAACGGAAGCGATGCTATACATATTGCACTGCAGGCATTAGGTGTGAGTGAAGGCGATGAAGTGATCACAACTCCTTTCACATTCTTTGCAACTGGTGGAGCCATTGCAAGAGCAGGAGCTACACCTGTTTACGTAGATATTGACCCTGTTACATTTAATATTGACCCGGACAAGATTGAAGAAGCTATTACAGAAAAAACCAAAGCCATTATTCCTGTGCATTTATACGGGCAAATGGCTGACATGGAGAAAATTGCTGAAATCGCAAAGAAACATAATCTTGCCGTTGTTGAAGATGCAGCTCAAGCTATTGGCGCAAAACATAATGGGAAATCAGTGGGAGAGCTGGGCACTGCAGCTACTTACAGCTTCTTCCCTACTAAAAACCTGGGTGCCTATGGAGACGGTGGAATGGTTGTAACAAATGATGATGAGGTTGCTGAACAGAGCCGTGTTATCCGTGTACATGGAAGCAAGCCTAAATATTATCATCATGTTCTTGGCTACAACAGCCGTTTGGATGAGCTTCAAGCAGCCGTTTTAAATGTTAAATTCCCGCATTTGGATCATTGGAGTGAGCTTAGACGCGAAAAGGCGGAAAATTACACTAAGCTTCTTAAAGAGTCTCTAGGCGATCAAGTTGCTACACCAGTGGAGAAAGAAGGAAACTATCACGTCTTCCATCAGTATACAATTAGAGTGGAAAAGCGTGATGAGCTTCAGGAATATCTGAAAGAACAGGGAGTAGCTACAATGATTTACTACCCGCTTCCTCTACATGTTCAGCCTGTATTCAAGGAGCTTGGATATAAAGAAGGGGACTTCCCTGTTACGGAGAAGGCGGCTAAAGAAGCATTATCATTGCCGATGTTCCCTGAACTAAAATTAGAGCAGCAAGAATATGTTGTGGCGAAAATAGCCGAATTCTACGGAAAATAA
- a CDS encoding glycosyltransferase family 4 protein: MYIQAGIAFLVSLVTVLIATPFVQKFALKIGAVDKPNHRKVHQKLMPRLGGLAIFIGVIAGYFAGGVYNQKVTAISVGAVLIVIIGILDDKYELSAKIKFAGQILVASLIVASGLTVDLLTIPYIGDFELGWWSYPVTIFWIVAITNAINLIDGLDGLSAGISAIGIATIAIMAGLSGAMLIFTFSAILLGSILGFLYYNFYPAKIFMGDTGALFLGYSISILSLLGLYKSVTLFSFLVPIIILGVPVFDTTFAILRRLVNNRPISAPDKSHLHHRLLALGLSHRNTVLAIYAFGILFSISAVLVSESTLWGTIFIIFGLLVVTEIIAELIGLVSDRYRPIINLYKKITGTRSLGRTGNK, encoded by the coding sequence ATGTATATTCAAGCTGGTATAGCTTTTTTAGTATCCTTAGTTACTGTTCTGATTGCCACGCCTTTTGTACAAAAGTTCGCACTAAAAATAGGTGCTGTAGATAAGCCGAATCATAGAAAAGTTCACCAAAAGCTCATGCCTCGTTTAGGTGGTCTAGCTATTTTTATTGGGGTTATTGCCGGCTACTTTGCAGGCGGCGTTTATAATCAAAAAGTTACTGCGATAAGTGTCGGTGCTGTTTTAATCGTAATTATCGGCATACTTGACGATAAATACGAATTATCAGCAAAAATTAAGTTTGCTGGGCAAATCCTTGTTGCTTCATTAATAGTGGCTAGCGGTCTTACAGTAGATCTTTTAACCATTCCCTATATTGGTGATTTTGAATTGGGATGGTGGAGCTACCCTGTTACTATTTTCTGGATTGTAGCCATCACTAATGCGATCAATCTGATAGATGGTCTGGATGGATTATCGGCAGGTATCTCTGCAATCGGTATAGCGACCATTGCCATTATGGCGGGCCTTTCCGGTGCTATGCTGATCTTTACCTTCTCCGCCATACTGCTGGGAAGCATATTAGGGTTTTTATATTACAACTTTTATCCCGCCAAAATATTCATGGGGGATACAGGTGCGCTATTCCTGGGATATTCCATTTCGATTTTATCCCTGTTAGGGCTATATAAAAGTGTGACCTTATTCAGCTTCTTGGTTCCAATAATTATTTTAGGTGTGCCGGTTTTTGATACTACCTTTGCGATCTTGCGCAGACTGGTGAATAACAGGCCGATCTCTGCTCCCGATAAATCCCATTTGCATCACAGGCTCTTAGCATTGGGGTTGTCACATCGGAATACCGTTTTGGCCATTTATGCCTTTGGTATTTTGTTTAGCATCAGTGCTGTATTAGTGTCTGAATCAACTTTATGGGGCACAATCTTTATTATTTTTGGCCTGCTTGTGGTCACGGAAATAATTGCTGAGCTTATTGGACTGGTCTCGGATCGGTACAGGCCTATCATCAATTTGTATAAAAAGATTACAGGAACCCGCTCATTAGGGAGAACAGGAAATAAGTAA